In Dryobates pubescens isolate bDryPub1 chromosome 15, bDryPub1.pri, whole genome shotgun sequence, the following proteins share a genomic window:
- the PMCH gene encoding pro-MCH produces MCISSYVLILSLSLLSQGFLLSVSKSLQNVEDEDMLLTTLNLGKTLGDRTANRGAIPLLKHYKTEDSRVLDEEDDRNMKVLDTGSRHDSLNHIMAINMGRKQLPYLALKAAMAFPADTEIQNTESIQERDTADEKNSPKFPIGRRDFDRKYIFNLHGNYSIFVQL; encoded by the exons ATGTGTATATCATCATATGTgttaattctctctctctctcttctttctcaagGTTTTCTACTCTCAGTTTCCAAATCTCTGCAAAATGTCGAAGATGAAGATATGTTGTTAACTACATTAAATCTTGGAAAAACTCTTGGAGATAGAACTGCTAACAGAGGAGCTATACCTTTGCTGAAGCACTATAAGACTGAAGACAGCAGAGTTTTGGATGAAGAGGATGACAGAAATATGAAAGTTTTG GACACAGGTTCCAGACATGATTCCTTAAACCATATTATGGCAATCAACATGGGTAGGAAGCAACTACCTTATCTTGCACTGAAGGCAGCCATGGCTTTTCCAGCTGACACTGAAATTCAAAATACTGAATCAATACAGGAAAGGGATACTGCAGATGAAAAAAATTCACCTAAATTCCCTATAGGGAGGAGAGATTTTGACCGTAAGTATATCTTTAATTTACACGGAAATTACTCCATTTTTGTTCAACTCTAA
- the PARPBP gene encoding PCNA-interacting partner isoform X2 — protein MIAFQQKILNLVKCFRRQWPLFSNSERTTVCGADCMLLVLQLSMAEINKQHFGDFTVSLSDVLETWNYFLYDKLRLSYENMKEPNNYADVKKAYHAFLARSNMLDLIDIHQKCSSMTSLCDDFFFIQVTILAKKCICSYLSLLVNSKDDLALARVLNVPDRGLDREAFTNLKHASQKRNMSIFLMATSFIRTVELGGRGCASSLFDPLKAHVKGLSNFVNFIEKLQEIMGEILNPRIAGGRILSTVKMHLIKGRSNGDPFCKAVEEVVEDLDLKIKNIIDSQQEVLTASTTGVSPARPKLHSINHGTVYCGRDTVKVLLVLLDEETVNPPTQNKADLLYEDESSNLLGMTPVLTLFKSPVQSDGSSPKPLRQRIQKSLDDKTVKMKQSSLKSQFACTYKNELSEIKGQHFLSGSQIPTCICFLCSCMTEGMNSCLDVPVLGTISENVHQTRSYTEMGRLSCQPRNKYSKNEQMDLNNDKVICDKESEPSLQKNAKRPKTSSNPQKELDSRKDGKRKHSKTASKNKLIAGQAKLTHYFRL, from the exons CACTTTGgagatttcacagtatcactcaGTGATGTGTTGGAAACTTGGAACTATTTTTTATATGACAAGCTGAGATTATCATATGAAAACATGAAAGAACCCAACAATTATGCTGATGTAAAAAAAGCCTATCATGCCTTCTTAGCAAGAAGCAATATGTTAGATTTAATAGATATACATCAGAAGT GCAGCAGCATGACCAGTTTgtgtgatgattttttttttatacaggTGACAATCCTGGCAAAGAAGTGCATTTGTTCATATTTAAGCCTGTTGGTGAATTCTAAGGATGATCTGGCATTGGCTCGTGTTCTAAATGTTCCTGACAGAGGACTTGATAGAGAAGCCTTCACTAACCTAAAACATGCCTCACAGAAGAGAAATATGTCAATTTTCCTG ATGGCAACATCCTTTATCCGAACTGTAGAACTTGGAGGAAGAGGCTGTGCATCTTCATTATTTGATCCTTTAAAAGCCCATGTAAAGGGACTTTCAAACTTTGTTAACTTTATTGAAAAACTGCAAGAAATCATGGGTGAAATCTTAAACCCGAG AATCGCAGGTGGGCGAATTCTGTCAACAGTGAAGATGCACTTGATAAAAGGCCGAAGCAATGGGGATCCTTTCTGTAAGGCAGTAGAGGAAGTTGTAGAAGATTTGGATTTGAAGATTAAAAATATTATCGATTCACAACAGGAAGTCTTGACTGCCAGCACTACTGGAGTCAGTCCAGCACGG CCAAAACTGCATTccataaaccatggcactgtgtATTGTGGCAGAGATACTGTAAAGGTCTTACTAGTTCTTCTTGATGAAGAAACTGTCAATCCTCCCACCCAGAACAAAGCAGACCTATTATATGAGGATGAAAGCTCTAACTTGCTTGGAATGACCCCTGTTTTAACACTCTTCAA ATCTCCAGTACAATCAGATGGATCTTCTCCAAAACCTCTTAGACAACGTATTCAGAAATCTTTGGATGACAAAACAGTCAAG ATGAAGCAATCTTCACTCAAATCTCAGTTTGCATGTACATATAAAAATGAGCTGAGTGAGATAAAGGGTCAACATTTCCTCAGCGGTAGCCAAATTCCAACTTGC atATGTTTTTTATGTTCTTGCATGACAGAAGGTATGAATTCATGTCTTGATGTACCAGTGCTTGGAACTATTTCTGAAAATGTTCACCAGACTAGAAGTTATACAGAAATGGGAAGGCTGAGTTGTCAGCCAAGAAACAAGTACTCCAAGAATGAACAGATGGATTTGAATAATGACAAAGTAATCTGTGATAAGGAAAGTGAACCATCTTTGCAAAAAAATGCGAAGAGACCTAAAACTTCGAGCAACCCTCAGAAGGAATTGGATAGCAGAAaggatggaaaaagaaaacacagcaaaactgcAAGCAAGAATAAGTTGATTGCTGGTCAGGCAAAATTAACTCACTATTTCCGACTCTAA
- the PARPBP gene encoding PCNA-interacting partner isoform X1 — MIAFQQKILNLVKCFRRQWPLFSNSERTTVCGADCMLLVLQLSMAEINKQHFGDFTVSLSDVLETWNYFLYDKLRLSYENMKEPNNYADVKKAYHAFLARSNMLDLIDIHQKYCDLGLVSEDESIDSVQLLEFISGIMNVHENNGSVLSNPSTPVNRQGQENMKVTILAKKCICSYLSLLVNSKDDLALARVLNVPDRGLDREAFTNLKHASQKRNMSIFLMATSFIRTVELGGRGCASSLFDPLKAHVKGLSNFVNFIEKLQEIMGEILNPRIAGGRILSTVKMHLIKGRSNGDPFCKAVEEVVEDLDLKIKNIIDSQQEVLTASTTGVSPARPKLHSINHGTVYCGRDTVKVLLVLLDEETVNPPTQNKADLLYEDESSNLLGMTPVLTLFKSPVQSDGSSPKPLRQRIQKSLDDKTVKMKQSSLKSQFACTYKNELSEIKGQHFLSGSQIPTCIDPAPKQHLKAGDVTEGMNSCLDVPVLGTISENVHQTRSYTEMGRLSCQPRNKYSKNEQMDLNNDKVICDKESEPSLQKNAKRPKTSSNPQKELDSRKDGKRKHSKTASKNKLIAGQAKLTHYFRL; from the exons CACTTTGgagatttcacagtatcactcaGTGATGTGTTGGAAACTTGGAACTATTTTTTATATGACAAGCTGAGATTATCATATGAAAACATGAAAGAACCCAACAATTATGCTGATGTAAAAAAAGCCTATCATGCCTTCTTAGCAAGAAGCAATATGTTAGATTTAATAGATATACATCAGAAGTACTGTGATCTTGGACTTGTATCTGAAGATGAAAGCATAGACTCT GTTCAGCTGTTGGAATTTATTTCTGGCATCATGAATGTACATGAAAATAATGGTTCTGTTCTTTCTAATCCTTCTACGCCTGTCAACAGACAGGGCCAGGAGAATATGAAG gTGACAATCCTGGCAAAGAAGTGCATTTGTTCATATTTAAGCCTGTTGGTGAATTCTAAGGATGATCTGGCATTGGCTCGTGTTCTAAATGTTCCTGACAGAGGACTTGATAGAGAAGCCTTCACTAACCTAAAACATGCCTCACAGAAGAGAAATATGTCAATTTTCCTG ATGGCAACATCCTTTATCCGAACTGTAGAACTTGGAGGAAGAGGCTGTGCATCTTCATTATTTGATCCTTTAAAAGCCCATGTAAAGGGACTTTCAAACTTTGTTAACTTTATTGAAAAACTGCAAGAAATCATGGGTGAAATCTTAAACCCGAG AATCGCAGGTGGGCGAATTCTGTCAACAGTGAAGATGCACTTGATAAAAGGCCGAAGCAATGGGGATCCTTTCTGTAAGGCAGTAGAGGAAGTTGTAGAAGATTTGGATTTGAAGATTAAAAATATTATCGATTCACAACAGGAAGTCTTGACTGCCAGCACTACTGGAGTCAGTCCAGCACGG CCAAAACTGCATTccataaaccatggcactgtgtATTGTGGCAGAGATACTGTAAAGGTCTTACTAGTTCTTCTTGATGAAGAAACTGTCAATCCTCCCACCCAGAACAAAGCAGACCTATTATATGAGGATGAAAGCTCTAACTTGCTTGGAATGACCCCTGTTTTAACACTCTTCAA ATCTCCAGTACAATCAGATGGATCTTCTCCAAAACCTCTTAGACAACGTATTCAGAAATCTTTGGATGACAAAACAGTCAAG ATGAAGCAATCTTCACTCAAATCTCAGTTTGCATGTACATATAAAAATGAGCTGAGTGAGATAAAGGGTCAACATTTCCTCAGCGGTAGCCAAATTCCAACTTGCATAGACCCTGCACCAAAGCAACATCTAAAAGCTGGAGATGTCACAG AAGGTATGAATTCATGTCTTGATGTACCAGTGCTTGGAACTATTTCTGAAAATGTTCACCAGACTAGAAGTTATACAGAAATGGGAAGGCTGAGTTGTCAGCCAAGAAACAAGTACTCCAAGAATGAACAGATGGATTTGAATAATGACAAAGTAATCTGTGATAAGGAAAGTGAACCATCTTTGCAAAAAAATGCGAAGAGACCTAAAACTTCGAGCAACCCTCAGAAGGAATTGGATAGCAGAAaggatggaaaaagaaaacacagcaaaactgcAAGCAAGAATAAGTTGATTGCTGGTCAGGCAAAATTAACTCACTATTTCCGACTCTAA